The genomic stretch CGAGCACGTCCTCGTCGGCCTCCACCTGTCCCCTGCCCTGCATGAGCCGGGTGAACTCGTCGACCACCGAGAGCGATTCCTCGACCGTCGAGCCGGTGGCCAGCTCGTGCAGCACCGAGGCGGCGGCCTGGCTGATCGAACAGCCCTGTCCGTCATAGGAGACGTCCAGGATCTTGCCGGCGTCGCCCACCTTGACCCTGAGCGTGATCTCGTCGCCGCACGTGGGGTTCACGTGGTGAACCTCGGCGTCGTACGGCTCACGAAGCCCCCGCCCCTGCGGGTGCTTGTAGTGCTCCAGGATCAGCTCCTGGTACA from Nonomuraea polychroma encodes the following:
- the sufU gene encoding Fe-S cluster assembly sulfur transfer protein SufU — its product is MIGESMYQELILEHYKHPQGRGLREPYDAEVHHVNPTCGDEITLRVKVGDAGKILDVSYDGQGCSISQAAASVLHELATGSTVEESLSVVDEFTRLMQGRGQVEADEDVLGDAVAFSGVAKFPARVKCALLSWMAYKDAVVRSSAQ